Proteins encoded together in one Ipomoea triloba cultivar NCNSP0323 chromosome 4, ASM357664v1 window:
- the LOC116015356 gene encoding protein DETOXIFICATION 42, whose protein sequence is MAEKEVACSDNGKIPLFIFFRDARSIFKLDELGVEIARIALPAALALTADPIASLVDTAFIGQIGSVELAAVGVSIAVFNQVSRIAIFPLVSVTTSFVAEEDTIRKSGSISQDTESLDVGSISAGSESKKLIPENGSEESAFASEPIANAFEVVAPNNEKRYIPSASSALIIGGILGLIQAVLLITGAKPVLKFMGIKSGSPMLKPAQQYLALRSLGAPAVLLSLAMQGVFRGFKDTKTPLFATVVGDLTNIILDPIFIFVFRLGVRGAAISHVISQYIISIILFWRLTEQVDLIPPSLKYLQFGRFLRNGFLLLMRVIAVTFCVTLAASLAARLGSTQMAAFQVCLQVWLATSLLADGLAVAGQAILASAFAKKEFSRAAATASRVLQLGIALGLILAMFLGVGLHFGARLFTKDANVINLIAVSIPFVAASQPINALAFVFDGVNFGASDFAYSAYSMVTVAIFSIILLFILSSWFGFVGIWVALTIYMGLRALAGFWRIGTGTGPWKFLRS, encoded by the exons ATGGCAGAGAAGGAAGTTGCATGTTCAGATAATGGGAAAATCCctctcttcattttcttcaGGGATGCAAG ATCAATTTTCAAGCTAGATGAGCTGGGTGTTGAAATAGCCAGGATTGCCCTCCCTGCAGCACTAGCTTTGACAGCTGATCCTATTGCATCTCTGGTTGACACAGCTTTCATAGGCCAAATAG GCTCAGTTGAGCTTGCTGCTGTTGGAGTTTCTATTGCTGTGTTCAACCAAGTATCGAGAATCGCAATATTTCCCCTTGTCAGCGTCACTACCTCTTTCGTTGCCGAGGAAGATACTATCAGGAAAAGCGGCTCGATTTCACAGGACACTGAAAGTTTGGATGTAGGATCAATATCTGCAGGGAGTGAAAGTAAAAAGTTGATACCAGAAAATG GTTCTGAAGAGAGTGCATTTGCATCTGAACCGATTGCTAACGCCTTTGAAGTGGTAGCTCCTAACAACGAAAAGCGCTACATCCCATCAGCCTCATCAGCTCTGATCATTGGTGGCATCCTTGGCCTAATTCAAGCAGTGCTGTTGATCACGGGCGCAAAGCCCGTGTTGAAATTCATGGGGATCAAATCT GGCTCACCGATGTTAAAACCTGCACAGCAGTACTTGGCGTTGAGGTCACTTGGCGCTCCAGCGGTTCTTTTGTCTTTAGCCATGCAGGGGGTTTTCCGAGGATTTAAGGACACGAAAACTCCCCTTTTTGCTACTG tGGTGGGGGATTTAACCAACATAATTTTGGACCCTATATTTATCTTCGTTTTCCGTCTAGGCGTTCGAGGGGCAGCTATTTCCCATGTCATATCTCA gtacattatttcaattatacttttttgGAGATTAACGGAGCAAGTTGATTTAATTCCTCCTAGTCTCAAATACCTTCAATTTGGCCGATTTCTTAGAAACG GCTTTCTATTACTGATGAGGGTCATAGCCGTTACGTTCTGTGTAACCTTAGCTGCATCGTTAGCTGCCCGACTAGGATCAACACAAATGGCTGCGTTCCAGGTGTGCTTGCAGGTCTGGTTAGCGACGTCTCTTCTAGCTGACGGGTTGGCTGTAGCTGGACAG GCAATACTAGCGAGTGCGTTCGCTAAGAAAGAGTTTAGTAGGGCGGCTGCAACTGCATCCCGTGTGCTACAG CTAGGAATAGCGCTCGGGCTGATCCTAGCCATGTTTCTTGGAGTTGGTTTACATTTTGGAGCAAGACTGTTTACGAAAGACGCCAATGTGATCAACCTTATTGCCGTTAGCATCCCG TTTGTTGCAGCTTCTCAGCCAATCAATGCCTTGGCCTTCGTTTTCGATGGAGTTAACTTTGGTGCATCTGACTTTGCATATTCTGCCTATTCCATG GTTACAGTGGCGATTTTCAGCATTATCTTATTGTTCATTCTTTCGTCGTGGTTTGGATTTGTCGGAATCTGGGTTGCACTAACCATTTATATGGGTCTGAGAGCCCTGGCTGGGTTCTGGAG GATAGGAACTGGAACAGGTCCATGGAAATTTCTTAGGAGCTGA
- the LOC116014829 gene encoding heterogeneous nuclear ribonucleoprotein F-like — protein MYYRGRIMDGGDAREMGLKRQRVMDQGSSYYSIPPGSSYVYNPAPPAPAEYSYIGQPPPFPVVRLRGLPFDCTEGEIADFLHGLDVVDVLLVHKGGRFTGEAYCVLGYPLQVDFALQRNRQNIGRRYVEVFRSKKQEYYRAIANEQSDGCSNSVPRARSSEDGKDLAEHTGVLRLRGLPFSASKEDIIEFFKKFSLPEDSINIIANSEGRPTGDAFVEFADAEDSRAAMAKDRMTIGTRYIELFPSSHEELEETVSKGRILQKPSDGKDLTEVTPVLRMRGLPYSAAKDDIIEFFKDFVLSEESVHITLNFEGRPTGEAFVEFANPEDAKVALAKDRMSLGSRYIELFPSSPEELNESLSRGR, from the exons ATGTATTACAGAGG AAGAATTATGGATGGTGGTGATGCTCGAGAAATGGGTCTGAAAAGGCAGCGCGTAATGGATCAAGGTTCCTCTTATTACTCGATTCCGCCCGGGTCGAGTTATGTGTACAATCCTGCTCCTCCCGCTCCTGCTGAATACTCTTATATTGGCCAGCCTCCGCCTTTCCCTGTTGTTCGACTTCGTGGCCTCCCATTTGATTGCACGGAGGGTGAGATAGCGGATTTCTTGCATGGTCTGGATGTAGTTGATGTGCTTCTGGTCCACAAGGGTGGAAGATTTACAGGGGAAGCTTATTGTGTTTTGGGATACCCCCTTCAAGTTGATTTTGCTCTTCAGAGGAATAGGCAGAACATCGGTAGAAGATATGTTGAAGTTTTTAGGAGCAAGAAGCAGGAATACTATAGGGCTATAGCCAACGAACAATCGGATGGTTGCAGTAATTCTGTTCCAAGGGCTAGATCTTCTGAAGATGGGAAGGACTTGGCAGAACATACTGGAGTTTTACGGCTAAGGGGACTGCCATTCTCGGCTAGCAAGGAAGATATTATTGAGTTCTTCAAGAAATTTTCACTTCCAGAGGACTCGATTAATATAATTGCTAATTCAGAGGGAAGGCCAACTGGAGACGCATTTGTGGAGTTTGCAGATGCAGAAGATTCAAGAGCTGCAATGGCCAAGGATAGGATGACAATAGGGACTCGCTACATTGAGCTTTTCCCATCATCTCATGAAGAGTTGGAGGAAACAGTCTCAAAGGGCAG AATATTGCAGAAACCTTCAGACGGGAAGGACCTGACTGAAGTGACCCCTGTTCTGCGAATGAGGGGACTACCATATTCAGCAGCGAAGGATGACATTATTGAATTCTTCAAAGATTTTGTTTTGTCCGAGGAATCGGTTCATATCACTCTAAATTTCGAAGGGAGGCCAACCGGGGAAGCTTTTGTGGAGTTCGCCAATCCTGAAGATGCAAAAGTGGCGCTAGCAAAGGATAGGATGTCACTAGGCAGTCGTTATATCGAGCTTTTCCCTTCATCACCTGAGGAATTGAACGAGTCGCTCTCGAGGGGAAGATGA